One stretch of Methanococcus voltae DNA includes these proteins:
- a CDS encoding MBOAT family O-acyltransferase produces MSWNPAYIVLIILSTVISYITALKMGKISEKEDRKPYLYMSLILNLGLLFVFKYYNFFSDSTVSIFQYLNLPVYLPTFDLLLPVGISFYTFQALSYTIDVYRGVKEPEKHFGIYALYVSFFPQLVAGPIERSTHLLPQFREKYKFDYDKTVSGLRLILWGFFLKLAIADNVAPVVNAIYNNVYEYTGIPLILATILFAYQIFCDFAGYSYIAIGSARILGFDLMDNFKSPYMSKSFSEFWKRWHISLSTWFRDYLYIPLGGNRVSKLRHSLNLFIVFLVSGLWHGANWTFIIWGSIHGAYLVIENTIRQLLAGKELKSNILLDILKVMTVFSFVSFAWIFFRANNISDALYVCTHLFTDIFSTSVPQLAEDLSNIGLGTYSSLKIVSAILILEFIHISQNIKENNPIKFKILSNTYLRWSIYYFIIFWVLINGAFQSSEFIYFQF; encoded by the coding sequence ATGAGTTGGAATCCTGCATACATCGTATTGATAATACTATCAACAGTAATATCTTATATTACCGCTCTAAAAATGGGCAAAATTTCAGAAAAGGAAGATAGAAAGCCTTACCTTTATATGAGTTTAATTTTGAATCTTGGCTTACTATTTGTATTTAAATACTATAATTTTTTCAGTGATTCAACAGTATCAATATTCCAATATTTAAATTTACCAGTATACTTGCCTACTTTCGATTTACTACTACCCGTAGGGATATCATTCTACACGTTTCAAGCTTTAAGTTATACAATCGATGTTTATCGAGGAGTTAAGGAGCCAGAAAAGCATTTTGGAATTTATGCACTTTACGTATCTTTCTTCCCCCAACTTGTTGCTGGACCTATTGAAAGGTCTACTCATTTATTACCTCAGTTTAGGGAAAAATATAAGTTTGATTATGATAAAACAGTTTCAGGATTAAGATTAATATTATGGGGTTTTTTCTTAAAATTGGCTATTGCGGATAATGTGGCACCTGTAGTTAATGCAATATATAATAATGTTTATGAATATACTGGAATACCATTAATACTAGCTACCATACTCTTTGCTTATCAAATATTTTGCGATTTTGCAGGGTATTCGTATATAGCTATTGGTTCCGCAAGAATATTGGGCTTTGACTTAATGGATAACTTTAAAAGTCCATATATGTCTAAATCCTTCTCCGAATTTTGGAAGAGGTGGCATATCTCACTATCCACATGGTTTAGAGATTATTTATACATTCCATTAGGTGGAAATCGAGTTTCTAAACTAAGACATTCTCTAAACTTATTTATTGTATTTTTAGTAAGTGGATTATGGCATGGTGCAAACTGGACATTTATTATTTGGGGTTCGATACACGGTGCTTATTTAGTCATAGAAAATACAATTAGGCAACTATTGGCTGGAAAAGAGCTTAAATCAAATATTTTATTAGATATCTTGAAAGTGATGACAGTATTTTCATTTGTATCTTTTGCATGGATATTTTTCAGAGCAAATAATATAAGTGATGCTTTATATGTGTGTACACACCTATTCACAGATATTTTTAGTACGTCAGTACCTCAATTAGCCGAAGATTTGTCCAATATTGGTCTGGGAACATATTCATCTCTAAAGATTGTATCGGCAATATTAATATTGGAATTTATTCATATATCTCAAAATATCAAAGAAAATAATCCAATTAAATTTAAAATATTGAGTAATACATATTTAAGATGGTCAATTTATTACTTCATAATATTTTGGGTATTAATAAATGGAGCATTTCAATCAAGTGAATTTATATACTTCCAGTTTTAG
- a CDS encoding SGNH/GDSL hydrolase family protein, which yields MKRLLKKSVIFITVFMLMLYSLNAIYSNTNGYKDVNNMYSFNSVSYNLELVNFGTSHGMMGIDYQNEPYNAFNFGLTNQLLYYDYCLLEQYSDHLNEDCVVIIPVSYLSLYHNYSEQLPKQEPRYYGYLDDKYLNITFEKYIRYVLFPILSSGNGNILYLIKDKANISNPWKYNIKYMGENELIDNAENCVRYHYYSKLQVFRPVDNKSVYYTKKMIEYCKNNGYTPVLITIPTTDEYTNKIPQKVYDEFYSIVPGIAEEYNVTYLDYSNHTEISSNHTLFSDSTHLNVNGRKAFTKLLISDLQNKSLLKLK from the coding sequence TTGAAAAGACTATTAAAAAAATCAGTGATTTTTATTACTGTATTTATGTTAATGCTGTATAGTTTAAATGCAATTTATAGTAATACAAACGGCTATAAAGATGTAAATAATATGTATAGCTTTAACAGTGTAAGTTATAACTTAGAGCTGGTTAATTTTGGAACATCTCACGGAATGATGGGTATAGATTACCAAAATGAACCATACAACGCATTTAACTTTGGACTAACTAATCAATTACTGTATTATGACTACTGTTTGTTAGAACAGTATTCTGACCACCTTAATGAAGATTGTGTGGTAATTATACCAGTTTCTTACTTATCATTGTATCACAATTATAGCGAGCAATTACCTAAACAAGAACCTCGTTATTATGGATATTTAGATGATAAATATTTAAACATAACTTTTGAAAAATATATTCGCTATGTGTTATTTCCCATACTATCCTCAGGAAATGGTAATATCTTGTATTTAATCAAAGATAAAGCCAACATATCTAATCCTTGGAAATATAATATAAAATATATGGGAGAAAATGAGTTAATAGATAATGCTGAAAACTGCGTTAGGTATCACTACTATTCAAAACTCCAAGTATTCCGCCCTGTTGATAATAAATCAGTATATTATACTAAAAAAATGATAGAATATTGTAAAAATAATGGATATACTCCAGTATTGATTACCATTCCTACAACGGATGAATATACTAATAAAATCCCTCAAAAAGTATATGATGAGTTTTATTCAATTGTTCCAGGAATAGCAGAAGAGTACAATGTAACTTATTTAGATTATAGTAATCATACCGAAATATCGTCAAACCATACATTATTTAGCGACTCTACTCATTTAAACGTAAATGGTAGAAAAGCATTCACAAAACTACTGATAAGTGATTTGCAAAATAAGTCACTATTAAAATTGAAATAG
- a CDS encoding lipase family protein — protein MVLYNERFIILVFRGSANLSNWITDLDKKLTGFKQGSGYVHAGFYKSVQEMERAINSILKLVRTNNQKIYITGHSLGGAQALLSAFVCDSLKDFERITTFGQPRVGDKNFAKWVTEKIQNDAKNKSKYFRVVNKYDPVANLPYWGYYHCNNFYLSCNEGENYTCKDGEFKRPFGGTTESMVEDIKAVNSESMVEDIKAVNSESMVEDIVAIKFNLFANHYMELYLKNAFRNINYDPFHR, from the coding sequence ATGGTTTTATACAACGAACGCTTCATAATATTGGTTTTTAGGGGGTCAGCTAATTTATCTAATTGGATAACTGATCTTGATAAAAAGTTAACAGGATTTAAACAGGGGTCTGGGTATGTCCATGCCGGTTTTTATAAAAGTGTTCAAGAAATGGAACGTGCTATAAACAGCATTTTGAAACTAGTCAGAACTAATAATCAAAAAATATACATTACGGGACACAGTCTTGGGGGGGCTCAGGCTCTTTTATCTGCATTTGTATGTGATAGTTTAAAAGATTTTGAGCGTATTACAACTTTTGGACAACCTCGGGTTGGCGATAAAAATTTTGCTAAGTGGGTCACTGAAAAAATTCAAAATGACGCAAAAAATAAATCCAAATATTTTAGGGTAGTCAATAAGTATGATCCTGTGGCGAATCTCCCTTATTGGGGATATTATCATTGTAACAATTTTTATTTATCCTGTAATGAGGGAGAAAATTATACTTGCAAGGATGGAGAATTTAAAAGGCCTTTTGGAGGCACTACCGAGAGTATGGTTGAAGATATTAAGGCAGTAAATTCCGAGAGTATGGTTGAAGATATTAAGGCAGTAAATTCCGAGAGTATGGTTGAAGATATTGTGGCAATAAAGTTTAACCTATTTGCTAACCATTATATGGAATTATATTTGAAAAATGCATTTAGAAATATTAACTATGACCCATTTCATAGATAA